Proteins from one Acidobacteriota bacterium genomic window:
- a CDS encoding DUF3943 domain-containing protein, whose protein sequence is MAVVCLVLGVLAAIPAASRADVPQAPVPIDVIHTPDTRAVPRSLLANVTFDPPDPDKDSQAEPPTGQRRRANTGRAMLEMGGFLSYSASNYWRKYASFIEDWQFKLTWRDQTRKWFTSEGLRLDSNNFRLNWTHGAAGALYYSFARSNGFGPGGSFLFAAGGSLLWEYGAEWREISSINDHVYTAIGSVPIAESLFQVSNHFRNRHGLANRLGELATNPLVAINDLLDGKGRPPRVATDQWHDFRLSTGGLRGAPLADSDAATQNVLSLDLRTVTLPGYGKAGTGSGRTDGTIDSGFHFDAKALGLNVEEFSISARTTLLGWWWRDIRQDGQGLRHGHDLWLGAQVAWDMVQKIPVAPYDGHDLGMKDKWLPREQPTRFTDKLSSVHFPGPTVSLTTYAGRLRTRIDLGAALNFSMVNSLPFNQYSATHSTWGSKTTLHNWGYYYALGTTLIGHAEAEMGVWRATADADYRRFASIQGLDRYQGDITDDSRLTDSRLVSAASVSVRIPRTPVFGMLKVEGIDRRGRFHEIAAHTHEARFSYEIGVCF, encoded by the coding sequence GTGGCTGTTGTGTGTCTTGTGCTCGGCGTCCTCGCCGCCATACCGGCGGCGTCCCGGGCGGACGTTCCACAGGCGCCAGTCCCGATAGACGTCATACACACCCCAGACACCCGCGCGGTTCCACGCTCGCTTCTGGCCAACGTCACGTTTGATCCGCCAGATCCCGACAAGGACAGTCAGGCGGAACCGCCCACAGGTCAGCGACGCCGCGCGAACACGGGCCGCGCGATGCTGGAGATGGGAGGCTTTCTCTCGTACTCCGCGTCGAACTACTGGCGCAAGTACGCCTCGTTTATCGAGGACTGGCAGTTCAAGCTGACGTGGCGCGACCAGACCAGGAAGTGGTTCACCTCCGAAGGGCTGCGACTCGACTCCAACAACTTCCGCCTCAACTGGACTCACGGAGCGGCGGGCGCGCTTTACTACTCCTTTGCGCGCAGCAACGGTTTCGGGCCCGGCGGGTCGTTCCTGTTTGCCGCAGGCGGATCGCTGCTCTGGGAATACGGGGCTGAATGGCGGGAAATCTCCTCCATCAATGATCACGTGTACACCGCGATTGGATCCGTGCCGATTGCCGAATCGCTGTTCCAGGTCAGCAATCACTTCCGCAACCGCCACGGCCTGGCCAATCGTCTGGGCGAGCTGGCGACCAATCCCCTCGTCGCCATCAATGACCTGCTTGACGGCAAGGGCCGGCCGCCACGCGTGGCGACCGATCAATGGCACGATTTCAGGCTCTCCACGGGAGGCCTGCGTGGGGCGCCGCTGGCAGACAGCGATGCCGCTACGCAGAACGTCCTGAGTCTCGACCTGCGCACGGTCACGCTGCCGGGTTACGGCAAGGCCGGCACCGGCAGCGGGCGCACCGACGGCACCATCGACAGCGGGTTTCATTTCGATGCCAAGGCGCTCGGTCTCAACGTGGAGGAGTTCTCGATTAGCGCGCGGACCACACTGCTGGGCTGGTGGTGGAGGGACATCCGCCAGGACGGTCAGGGCCTGCGGCACGGGCACGATCTCTGGCTCGGAGCCCAGGTGGCGTGGGACATGGTTCAGAAGATCCCCGTCGCCCCGTATGACGGCCACGACCTCGGGATGAAGGACAAGTGGCTTCCACGCGAGCAGCCCACGCGATTCACCGACAAGCTGTCGTCAGTCCACTTTCCAGGGCCGACCGTGAGTCTGACCACGTACGCCGGCAGACTCCGAACCCGAATCGATCTGGGCGCCGCGCTGAATTTCAGCATGGTCAATTCGTTGCCGTTCAATCAGTACTCGGCGACACACTCCACGTGGGGGAGCAAGACGACGCTGCACAACTGGGGGTACTATTACGCACTCGGCACCACGCTCATCGGTCACGCCGAAGCGGAGATGGGTGTCTGGCGTGCGACGGCCGACGCCGATTACCGCCGGTTTGCCTCGATCCAGGGGTTGGACCGCTACCAGGGCGACATCACGGATGACAGCCGCCTGACCGACTCGCGCCTCGTATCGGCGGCGAGCGTGTCAGTCCGGATTCCGCGGACGCCCGTCTTTGGCATGCTGAAAGTGGAAGGGATTGATCGGCGAGGCCGCTTTCACGAGATCGCCGCGCACACGCACGAGGCACGCTTTTCGTATGAGATAGGGGTCTGTTTCTAG
- a CDS encoding LTA synthase family protein, giving the protein MTSAQLLLIVAAGWGLTLVLESYLTLRPQLSSRPAGAYAIHLGLWLLLVGVPLVAFQRPLLVLVLAMAFWVLMVTVSNVKHDRLKEPLIFTDFEFVSYAMRHPRLYVPFFGVARFLLYGGVAFAAAFGLWRLEQNWRRSLPDAGLAVFAAGSAILGAVLVWAGGRIVGEPTLDPVVDLRRYGLVANFWLYRRAKRRPRVGPVPTPFSAGGVQTADRPDIVAIQSESFFDVRRLYAGVRPDVLENFDAIRRVAAAEGRLLVPAWGANTVRTEFSFLSGLASETLGIDRFNPYRWLARRPLVTLVGHLRGLGYRTVCVHPYLSSFYARDEVFPHLGFDEIVDVRSFSHGDRFGPYVSDAAVAATITRLVDQSDRPVFVFAITMENHGPLHLESVRPGEAADFMADLPPSSSLHDLTVYLRHLKNADRMLATLKSWMDSRSRPVHVCWYGDHVPIMPHVYDAMRPTSGDTDYLLWSNRRNGDGHHGDVAIEALGPLLLTAAGLMPGQTPAPKTHAH; this is encoded by the coding sequence ATGACCAGCGCACAACTTCTCCTGATCGTCGCGGCCGGATGGGGCCTGACCCTCGTGCTGGAGTCCTATCTCACGCTGCGGCCGCAGTTATCATCTCGTCCAGCCGGCGCCTATGCCATTCATCTCGGTCTCTGGCTGCTGCTGGTGGGCGTGCCGCTCGTCGCGTTTCAGCGGCCACTTCTGGTTCTCGTGCTGGCCATGGCGTTCTGGGTGCTGATGGTGACCGTCAGCAACGTCAAACACGACCGGCTCAAAGAGCCGCTGATCTTCACCGATTTCGAGTTCGTGTCCTACGCGATGCGTCACCCGCGCCTGTACGTTCCGTTTTTCGGAGTCGCGCGGTTCCTTCTGTACGGCGGCGTGGCGTTCGCCGCGGCTTTTGGCCTCTGGCGGCTGGAGCAGAACTGGAGGCGTTCCCTCCCCGACGCGGGGCTCGCGGTGTTCGCCGCCGGGAGTGCGATACTCGGGGCAGTGCTGGTCTGGGCCGGCGGACGGATCGTTGGCGAACCCACGCTGGATCCGGTGGTCGACCTTCGGCGCTACGGGCTGGTTGCGAACTTCTGGTTGTATCGTCGAGCGAAACGACGCCCGCGCGTGGGACCCGTGCCCACGCCCTTCAGCGCGGGCGGCGTTCAGACTGCCGATCGCCCCGACATCGTGGCGATCCAGAGCGAATCGTTCTTTGATGTCCGGCGCCTCTATGCAGGCGTCCGCCCGGACGTGCTCGAGAACTTCGACGCCATCCGCCGCGTGGCGGCCGCGGAGGGACGGCTGCTGGTTCCTGCGTGGGGAGCCAACACCGTGCGCACGGAGTTCTCGTTTCTCTCAGGCCTGGCCAGCGAGACGCTCGGCATCGATCGCTTCAACCCGTACCGCTGGCTGGCACGCCGTCCGCTGGTCACGCTGGTTGGCCACTTGCGCGGGTTGGGATACCGGACGGTGTGCGTGCACCCTTATCTCTCGTCGTTCTATGCGAGAGACGAGGTGTTTCCTCACCTCGGATTCGATGAGATTGTCGACGTGCGGTCGTTCTCACACGGCGACAGGTTCGGACCCTACGTCAGCGACGCGGCCGTTGCCGCCACGATCACACGCCTGGTCGACCAGAGCGACAGACCTGTCTTCGTCTTTGCCATCACCATGGAGAACCACGGCCCGCTGCACCTGGAATCGGTGCGGCCAGGAGAGGCCGCCGACTTCATGGCCGACCTGCCGCCGTCATCTTCGCTCCACGATCTGACCGTCTATTTGCGTCACCTGAAGAACGCCGACCGGATGCTGGCCACCCTGAAGAGCTGGATGGACAGCCGATCGCGTCCCGTTCACGTCTGCTGGTACGGGGATCACGTGCCTATCATGCCGCACGTGTACGATGCCATGAGGCCGACCAGCGGCGACACGGACTATCTGTTGTGGAGCAATCGCCGCAATGGCGACGGGCACCACGGCGATGTCGCGATTGAGGCGCTCGGGCCGCTGCTGCTCACGGCTGCCGGGCTCATGCCTGGACAGACGCCGGCACCGAAGACCCACGCGCATTAG
- a CDS encoding lysylphosphatidylglycerol synthase transmembrane domain-containing protein — MRRPGARQAIQGALTAVGLALLLYLIWRIGLAAVWENLTHFGWWLLLTCALGTLWLFLQACAWWKIQDTFFERVALSELFKVKIISDAFNLLLPSASMGGDAMRAFMIRTQVPLRVGVPAVLFDKTVEIAASVVFLITGLALGLVFLRLPQTLVIPAVVSIAATIVGIVLLVVVQRRGVTSSLLKLGVFSPSAIAWITSKQSQFLAMDDNFRLLYSGGVSRAALPLLFHLSGRVIGALEFMIVLAVLGAPITLVQALFISTIVTVGNTVFFLLPGQWGVMESVHILVVQSLGYPPAVGLSLSIIRRIRRLALVGVALVLFAMRRDKGASAPQPSL; from the coding sequence GTGAGACGACCTGGCGCGCGACAGGCGATCCAGGGTGCGCTGACCGCGGTCGGCCTCGCCCTCCTGCTGTACCTGATCTGGCGGATTGGCCTCGCGGCGGTCTGGGAGAATCTCACGCATTTCGGCTGGTGGCTCCTGCTGACCTGCGCGCTGGGAACCCTGTGGCTGTTTCTGCAGGCGTGCGCGTGGTGGAAGATTCAGGACACGTTCTTCGAACGGGTAGCGCTCTCGGAGCTGTTCAAGGTCAAGATCATCAGCGACGCGTTCAACCTGCTTCTTCCATCGGCCAGCATGGGGGGCGACGCCATGCGGGCCTTCATGATCAGGACGCAGGTGCCGCTACGCGTCGGTGTGCCGGCGGTCCTGTTCGACAAGACCGTCGAGATTGCGGCGTCGGTGGTGTTCCTCATCACTGGCCTGGCGCTGGGCCTGGTGTTCCTCCGCCTCCCGCAAACCCTGGTCATTCCGGCGGTGGTCAGCATCGCGGCGACCATCGTCGGCATCGTCCTGCTGGTTGTCGTTCAGCGACGCGGCGTCACCAGCAGTCTGCTGAAGCTCGGGGTCTTTTCTCCCAGCGCCATCGCGTGGATCACGAGCAAGCAGAGTCAGTTCCTCGCGATGGACGATAACTTCCGATTGCTTTATTCGGGAGGCGTGAGCCGGGCAGCGCTTCCGCTGCTGTTCCACCTGAGCGGAAGAGTGATCGGCGCTCTGGAGTTCATGATCGTCCTGGCCGTCCTCGGCGCACCCATCACTCTGGTTCAAGCCCTGTTCATCAGCACGATCGTGACAGTGGGCAACACGGTCTTCTTCCTGCTTCCTGGCCAATGGGGCGTGATGGAGAGCGTCCACATTCTGGTCGTGCAGAGCCTGGGCTATCCGCCGGCGGTGGGTCTCAGTCTGTCGATTATCAGGAGAATTCGACGGCTGGCGCTGGTCGGCGTGGCGCTGGTGCTCTTCGCGATGAGGCGGGACAAGGGAGCCTCGGCGCCGCAACCGTCCCTCTAA
- a CDS encoding NTP transferase domain-containing protein: MKAVILAAGRGSRLDSRPVSKPLCPVNGRALIEWVILAAHQAGIAEFVVVTGYAREALERHLRDFSRGRDFNITCVPNDDWAKENGLSVCAARNHVGDRFVLLMSDHIFDADILARLIAQPLGDADLMLAVDDRLLGNPTVDLDDVTRVLVEDGLISKIGKGLPSYNAFDTGIFFCTSALFAALGDSQQSGDFSLTGGVRVLAERRRAGAMNIFGGFWIDVDDERALQKAVVLATS, from the coding sequence GTGAAGGCTGTTATTCTCGCTGCCGGCAGAGGAAGCCGGCTCGACAGCCGCCCCGTCAGCAAGCCGCTGTGCCCGGTCAACGGCCGGGCCCTCATCGAGTGGGTGATACTGGCCGCCCACCAGGCGGGCATCGCGGAATTCGTCGTCGTGACGGGCTACGCCAGGGAGGCGCTCGAACGCCATCTGCGCGACTTCAGCCGCGGGCGGGATTTCAATATCACCTGTGTGCCCAACGACGACTGGGCGAAGGAGAACGGCCTGTCGGTCTGCGCAGCCCGCAACCACGTCGGCGATCGGTTTGTGCTGCTCATGTCCGATCACATCTTCGACGCGGACATTCTCGCCAGGTTGATCGCTCAACCGCTCGGCGACGCGGATCTCATGCTCGCCGTCGATGATCGCCTTCTGGGCAACCCGACAGTGGATCTTGACGACGTGACGAGGGTACTGGTCGAAGACGGCCTCATCTCAAAGATCGGGAAGGGCCTGCCCTCCTACAACGCGTTTGATACCGGCATCTTCTTCTGCACGTCCGCGCTGTTTGCGGCGCTCGGCGACAGTCAGCAGTCGGGCGACTTCAGCCTCACTGGTGGCGTGCGCGTCCTGGCGGAACGGCGGAGAGCCGGAGCGATGAACATCTTCGGAGGATTCTGGATCGACGTGGATGACGAACGCGCCCTCCAGAAAGCCGTGGTGCTCGCAACATCGTGA
- a CDS encoding alpha/beta fold hydrolase, which translates to MSVAKRSYVSHAVLTLVLAAAISVAGSAQNPPPAQNPPAGQAAAARPQRENPRAKVPMDPDRARALYVSKDPTHQSLGTDYQRDIDARVAAEARYPELCKGIIDFKKVTYRSSVGDMDIPAYLFQPLQKRGAKGHAAMVWVHGGVHGNWGITMFPFVKEAVERGYVVIAPDYRGSTGYGEAYHQAIDYGGYEVDDVVSAADYLKTLPHVDPERLGIMGWSHGGYITLFSVFREKTPFAVGAAIVPVTNLVFRLSYKGPGYQWDFATQKRIGGLPFEKQATYIERSPLYHVDKLHVPLLVHVATNDQDVNFVEDQQIVDALRSRKPDLAETKVYVDPAPWGSSVGHAFSRRVDSTTLQRVDSPAQIDSWNRTWVFLEWVLRPYEDRSKPAPPVRVR; encoded by the coding sequence ATGTCTGTTGCGAAGCGTTCATATGTGTCTCACGCGGTGTTGACTCTCGTTCTTGCGGCCGCGATCAGTGTGGCCGGTTCTGCCCAGAATCCGCCTCCAGCCCAGAACCCGCCGGCAGGCCAGGCGGCAGCCGCCCGACCGCAACGGGAAAATCCGCGGGCAAAGGTCCCGATGGATCCGGATCGGGCCAGAGCCCTCTACGTATCGAAGGACCCCACCCATCAGTCCCTTGGCACCGACTACCAGCGCGATATCGATGCGCGAGTGGCGGCGGAGGCCAGGTATCCAGAACTCTGCAAGGGCATCATCGATTTCAAGAAGGTCACGTATCGGAGCAGCGTCGGCGACATGGACATCCCGGCCTACCTGTTCCAGCCGCTGCAGAAACGCGGTGCGAAGGGCCATGCCGCCATGGTCTGGGTCCACGGCGGCGTGCACGGCAACTGGGGCATCACGATGTTCCCGTTCGTCAAGGAAGCGGTGGAGCGCGGCTACGTCGTGATCGCGCCCGACTACCGCGGGAGCACGGGCTACGGGGAGGCGTATCACCAGGCCATCGACTACGGAGGCTACGAGGTCGACGACGTGGTGTCGGCCGCGGACTACCTGAAGACCCTCCCGCACGTCGATCCGGAGCGCCTGGGGATCATGGGGTGGAGCCATGGCGGATACATCACGCTGTTCTCCGTGTTCCGTGAGAAGACGCCGTTCGCGGTCGGCGCCGCCATCGTGCCGGTAACCAATCTCGTGTTCCGGCTCTCGTACAAGGGCCCTGGCTACCAATGGGATTTCGCCACACAGAAACGGATTGGCGGGCTGCCCTTCGAGAAACAGGCAACCTACATCGAACGATCGCCGCTCTATCACGTGGACAAGCTCCACGTGCCGCTCCTGGTCCATGTCGCGACAAACGACCAGGATGTGAACTTCGTTGAGGATCAGCAGATTGTGGATGCGCTGCGATCACGCAAACCGGATCTCGCGGAGACGAAGGTCTATGTCGATCCGGCGCCGTGGGGATCGAGCGTCGGCCACGCCTTCAGCCGCCGGGTTGATTCCACCACGCTGCAGCGCGTGGATTCTCCCGCGCAGATCGATTCGTGGAACCGCACCTGGGTGTTTCTCGAGTGGGTCCTGCGCCCGTACGAGGATCGATCGAAGCCGGCGCCCCCTGTGCGGGTGCGCTAA
- a CDS encoding VWA domain-containing protein, whose amino-acid sequence MRRKSVTPMLVVLAAAALAAAPGGAPRGPLTTAAADQSQAAPQQPPPVFKAGVKLVRVDVTVLGRGDLLIADLQAADFDVSEDGVPQKVDQLRYVRLDGRRPQGDEESLAIRSQEHAEAEAAREDVRVFVIFLDDYHVDKHPAITIPIRRALKDFIERLWPTDLVAMMDPLTPLDALRFTRVKQELLDVVAKFEGRQGEYYPVRSLLEEAQLRSENPRRMRAQVTFSALAGLCVKLGGLREGRKTVIFVSQGPPILFGIGQPSLREDMQVVIDAAVRANVTIDAVDPESLGMPIREDARASLFQLAGETGGRAVVNTNAMELGMAQVLNETSAYYVLGYMPTRATDDGKYHKISVKVRRSGVRVLARRGYWAPSTKEMEAAAVAAARTLPPGVASAQDLLKTTEPGRRPVEIWVGLSRGGDGRPRAVVTWALPDIARPLPINRLDVEIVSAKGGAPVGPVHTLTAAADAKAERPVEIFTLDPGEYELRYSARTADNSVADRWTQALTVPDFAMAPVSLATPKFYRSRSLAEFRTIRAARDPVPAVVRQFGHNDRVLVDAECYTPGTGETPKLDAHVMTRDGRELTALPVPDLVNGRARFELPVGSLGQGTYLLRVRAKVGSAETELLTAFRVVP is encoded by the coding sequence ATGCGGCGAAAGTCCGTCACTCCGATGCTCGTCGTCCTGGCGGCTGCGGCGCTGGCCGCGGCACCCGGAGGCGCGCCCCGGGGGCCCTTGACAACTGCTGCCGCCGATCAATCGCAGGCCGCTCCGCAGCAGCCACCGCCGGTGTTCAAGGCCGGCGTCAAGCTTGTCCGCGTCGACGTGACCGTGCTGGGCCGGGGCGACCTGCTGATAGCCGACTTGCAGGCCGCCGATTTCGACGTCTCAGAAGACGGCGTGCCGCAGAAGGTCGATCAACTCCGGTACGTACGACTCGACGGGCGGCGGCCGCAAGGCGACGAGGAGTCGCTGGCGATTCGGTCCCAGGAGCACGCCGAAGCCGAAGCGGCCCGCGAAGACGTGCGCGTGTTCGTGATCTTCCTCGATGACTACCACGTCGACAAACACCCGGCGATCACCATTCCCATCCGCCGCGCACTGAAGGACTTTATCGAGCGGCTCTGGCCGACCGATCTCGTGGCGATGATGGATCCATTGACGCCGCTCGACGCATTGCGCTTCACACGCGTGAAGCAGGAACTGCTCGACGTGGTGGCGAAGTTCGAAGGCCGCCAGGGAGAGTACTATCCGGTGCGCAGCCTTCTCGAGGAAGCCCAGCTCAGATCGGAGAATCCGCGGAGGATGCGCGCGCAGGTGACATTCTCCGCGCTGGCCGGCCTCTGCGTGAAACTCGGCGGCCTGCGCGAAGGCCGAAAGACGGTCATCTTCGTGAGCCAGGGCCCGCCGATCCTGTTCGGCATCGGACAGCCGAGTCTGCGCGAAGACATGCAGGTCGTGATCGACGCCGCCGTTCGCGCCAATGTCACCATCGACGCGGTGGATCCCGAGAGCCTCGGCATGCCCATCCGCGAAGACGCGCGCGCGTCGCTCTTCCAGCTTGCCGGCGAGACGGGCGGGCGCGCGGTGGTCAACACCAACGCGATGGAACTTGGCATGGCGCAGGTACTCAACGAAACCAGCGCCTACTACGTGCTCGGGTACATGCCGACGAGGGCGACCGATGACGGGAAGTACCACAAGATCAGCGTGAAGGTGCGCCGATCAGGCGTTCGGGTGCTCGCGCGCCGGGGTTACTGGGCGCCAAGCACCAAGGAAATGGAGGCTGCGGCCGTGGCGGCGGCCAGGACGCTACCGCCAGGTGTCGCCAGCGCGCAGGATCTCCTCAAGACGACGGAGCCCGGCCGCCGGCCTGTGGAGATCTGGGTCGGGCTCTCGCGTGGCGGCGATGGCCGCCCCCGGGCGGTGGTGACCTGGGCTCTCCCCGACATCGCCCGTCCGCTGCCCATCAACAGGCTGGATGTGGAAATCGTGTCCGCAAAGGGAGGAGCACCCGTTGGGCCCGTGCACACACTGACGGCCGCGGCGGACGCAAAGGCGGAACGCCCTGTCGAGATCTTCACGCTGGATCCTGGAGAGTATGAACTTCGATACTCGGCGCGCACCGCCGACAACAGCGTGGCGGACCGCTGGACCCAGGCGCTCACGGTGCCCGACTTTGCGATGGCCCCGGTGTCACTGGCCACGCCGAAGTTCTACCGTTCAAGGTCCCTCGCGGAGTTCCGGACGATTCGTGCGGCCAGAGATCCGGTGCCGGCGGTGGTGCGCCAGTTCGGACACAACGACCGCGTGCTGGTCGATGCAGAGTGCTACACGCCCGGGACGGGCGAGACACCGAAACTCGACGCGCACGTGATGACCCGAGACGGGCGCGAACTGACGGCGCTCCCGGTGCCCGACCTGGTCAACGGGCGGGCGCGGTTTGAACTGCCCGTCGGCAGCCTCGGACAAGGCACATACCTTCTGCGTGTGCGCGCCAAGGTCGGATCGGCGGAGACGGAGTTGCTGACGGCGTTTCGGGTTGTGCCATAG